In Nitrosarchaeum koreense MY1, one genomic interval encodes:
- the metK gene encoding methionine adenosyltransferase, which produces MTNNFLFTSESVTEGHPDKICDQISDAFLDEFLKQDPDSRVAIETMVTTDFVAVAGEVTSNANFDKKSQEALVRKVIREIGYDNKDLMFDTESCQVTLRLHSQSPDISQGVTATKEKEQGAGDQGLMFGYASNETKELMPMPILLAHKLTQKLAEVRKNKVLPWVRPDGKSQVSVRYENNKPTKIETIVISTQHAPEITQEQISKEIIDKVIKPVLGNLWNDQIKIHINPTGKFVIGGPHGDSGLTGRKIIVDSYGGFGRHGGGAFSGKDPSKVDRSACYMCRYIAKNIVAANLAERCEVQLAYAIGVAEPVSLYVNTFGSSKIPEKEIEELVRKNFDMKPFGIISQLDLKRPIYRKTAAYGHFGRNEPEFTWEKTDKADVLKKAAGF; this is translated from the coding sequence ATGACTAATAATTTTCTATTTACATCAGAATCAGTTACTGAAGGTCATCCTGATAAGATATGTGATCAAATTTCAGATGCATTTTTAGATGAATTTCTCAAACAAGATCCTGATTCTAGAGTAGCAATTGAAACAATGGTTACTACAGATTTTGTTGCTGTTGCAGGAGAAGTAACTTCAAATGCTAATTTTGATAAGAAATCTCAAGAGGCTTTAGTTAGAAAAGTAATTAGAGAAATAGGATATGACAATAAAGATTTGATGTTTGATACTGAATCTTGTCAAGTTACATTAAGACTTCATTCTCAAAGTCCAGATATCAGTCAGGGTGTAACTGCAACTAAAGAAAAAGAACAAGGAGCAGGTGATCAAGGATTGATGTTTGGCTATGCTTCCAATGAAACAAAAGAACTAATGCCAATGCCAATATTACTTGCACACAAATTAACACAAAAACTTGCCGAAGTTAGAAAAAACAAAGTTTTACCATGGGTTAGACCCGACGGTAAATCACAAGTTTCTGTTAGATATGAAAATAACAAACCAACAAAAATTGAAACAATAGTTATTTCAACTCAACATGCACCAGAAATAACACAAGAACAGATATCAAAAGAAATTATAGATAAAGTAATCAAACCAGTTTTAGGAAATCTTTGGAATGATCAAATTAAAATTCACATTAATCCTACAGGAAAATTTGTAATTGGAGGTCCACATGGAGATTCTGGGCTTACAGGACGAAAAATAATTGTAGATAGTTATGGGGGATTTGGAAGACATGGTGGTGGAGCTTTTTCTGGAAAAGATCCATCAAAAGTAGATAGATCTGCATGTTATATGTGCAGATACATTGCCAAAAATATTGTTGCAGCGAATCTTGCTGAAAGATGTGAAGTTCAATTAGCTTATGCCATAGGAGTTGCCGAGCCAGTTTCACTATATGTTAATACATTTGGCTCCAGTAAAATTCCAGAAAAAGAAATTGAAGAATTGGTTAGAAAAAATTTTGACATGAAACCATTTGGAATTATCTCACAATTAGATTTGAAAAGGCCAATTTATAGAAAGACAGCAGCGTATGGACATTTTGGAAGAAATGAGCCTGAATTTACTTGGGAAAAAACAGACAAGGCAGACGTTTTAAAGAAGGCTGCCGGTTTTTAG
- a CDS encoding cobalt-precorrin 5A hydrolase has protein sequence MDKVSVLAITKNGIKIGIELKKYFPNWKIFAPSKFSDNNKEIIWYSDSTTEKIVELFKNNNAIICLFSLGAVIRLIAPYLKDKKTDPAVIVIDDKTSFVISVLSGHLGGANELTQIIAQKLNATPVITTAADVNKTIAVDLVGRELGWKIEDDSTVTKISAFMVNEEKIGIFQDAGKRNWIKEFPKNVKIYQSLEEMEKSDSKGFLIISDKVLEGDFLKNSVVYRPPSLVVGIGLHWDTSKENIKEGLDFCLQKFKLSKKSISKLVSIKKPEDVKGLVDIGKEMRITVEYVNREDLADVATPNPSDTVKAFEGTASVSEAAAIKVSGGKLIVEKQKFPPNLTIAIARIID, from the coding sequence GTGGATAAAGTTTCAGTTCTTGCAATTACCAAAAACGGGATAAAAATAGGGATAGAATTAAAAAAATATTTTCCAAATTGGAAAATTTTTGCACCATCTAAATTTTCAGATAACAATAAAGAAATAATCTGGTATTCAGATTCAACAACAGAAAAAATTGTAGAATTATTTAAAAATAATAATGCAATCATTTGTTTATTTTCTTTAGGTGCAGTAATTAGATTAATTGCACCATATTTGAAAGATAAAAAAACAGATCCGGCTGTAATTGTTATTGATGATAAAACAAGTTTTGTAATTAGTGTATTATCAGGACATTTAGGGGGAGCAAATGAACTAACTCAGATAATTGCTCAAAAGCTTAATGCTACACCAGTAATCACTACTGCAGCTGATGTCAATAAAACAATTGCAGTTGATCTGGTAGGAAGAGAATTGGGCTGGAAGATAGAAGACGATTCTACAGTCACAAAAATTAGTGCGTTTATGGTAAATGAAGAAAAGATTGGAATTTTTCAAGATGCAGGCAAAAGAAATTGGATAAAAGAATTTCCAAAAAATGTAAAAATTTATCAGAGTTTAGAAGAAATGGAAAAATCTGACTCTAAGGGATTTCTTATAATTTCTGATAAAGTCTTAGAAGGAGATTTTCTCAAAAATTCTGTAGTGTACAGACCCCCAAGTCTTGTGGTAGGAATTGGATTGCATTGGGATACATCTAAAGAAAACATCAAGGAGGGTTTGGACTTTTGTTTACAAAAATTCAAACTGAGTAAAAAATCTATTTCAAAATTAGTTTCAATTAAAAAACCTGAAGATGTTAAGGGACTAGTTGATATTGGAAAAGAAATGAGGATTACTGTGGAATATGTTAACAGAGAAGATTTAGCAGATGTAGCTACACCTAATCCTTCTGATACTGTCAAAGCATTTGAAGGAACAGCTAGTGTTTCAGAGGCTGCAGCCATAAAAGTTTCCGGAGGTAAATTAATTGTTGAAAAACAGAAATTTCCCCCAAATTTGACTATAGCTATAGCGAGGATAATAGATTGA
- a CDS encoding U6 snRNA-associated Sm-like protein LSm6: MSQTSSAKRPLTTLQKSTKKKVTVRLKNEVEYKGKMDNVDSYMNLIMTDAEEFHDGKVIANYGRVIVRGNNVLFIKLENEL; this comes from the coding sequence GTGTCACAAACTAGTAGTGCAAAAAGGCCATTAACAACTCTTCAAAAAAGTACTAAGAAGAAAGTTACTGTAAGACTGAAAAATGAAGTTGAATACAAAGGAAAAATGGATAATGTTGATTCATACATGAATTTAATCATGACTGATGCAGAAGAATTCCACGACGGTAAAGTAATTGCAAATTATGGTCGAGTAATTGTAAGAGGCAATAATGTACTGTTTATCAAACTAGAAAACGAACTCTAG
- a CDS encoding cobalt-precorrin-5B (C(1))-methyltransferase: protein MISVEEIKKENLRTGYTTGTSAAAAAKAGLLSIINQSKVESVDVKLPKGSFIKICIHQCQFDKNKSTCSVIKDGGDDPDVTHGAEIIVELSLTEKLNDIDIDGGEGVGIVTKPGLGLELNKAAINPVPKKMIKENLKEILDKHHLKTGVKVIISVPKGRELGPKTDNPRIGILNGISILGTSGIVIPFSTASYAASIRQNLDVSIAMGNDIVVLTTGGRSEDFAKKIVDLPEHCFIQMGDFSGYTIQQCARKNIKKAYIVGFIGKLAKMAAGVKQTHVKGSKVDMNFLAELARKCNASEKIIEDIKKANTARHVSEIIIENNVKGFFDEICNETYRHMRKHSEEKVPLDVILFDFDGNILARKF from the coding sequence ATGATTAGCGTGGAAGAGATAAAAAAAGAAAATCTTCGAACTGGATATACTACTGGAACTTCTGCTGCTGCAGCAGCTAAAGCAGGATTATTATCCATAATTAATCAATCAAAAGTTGAAAGTGTTGATGTTAAATTGCCTAAAGGCAGTTTTATCAAAATTTGTATTCATCAATGTCAATTTGATAAAAACAAGTCTACATGTTCTGTGATTAAGGATGGAGGAGATGATCCTGATGTTACTCATGGTGCAGAAATAATAGTGGAATTATCATTAACTGAAAAGCTCAACGATATAGATATTGATGGTGGAGAAGGAGTTGGAATTGTAACTAAACCAGGATTAGGTCTTGAATTAAACAAGGCTGCAATTAATCCAGTACCAAAAAAAATGATTAAAGAGAATCTAAAAGAAATTTTAGACAAACATCATTTGAAAACAGGTGTCAAAGTAATAATTTCCGTACCAAAAGGACGAGAATTAGGTCCTAAAACAGATAATCCAAGAATTGGTATTTTAAATGGAATTTCAATTTTAGGAACAAGTGGAATTGTAATACCGTTTTCAACTGCATCGTATGCAGCTTCAATTAGACAAAATCTAGATGTATCAATTGCGATGGGTAATGACATAGTTGTTCTTACTACAGGTGGAAGAAGTGAGGATTTTGCAAAAAAAATTGTTGATTTACCGGAACATTGTTTTATACAAATGGGAGATTTTTCTGGATATACAATACAACAATGTGCTAGAAAAAATATCAAAAAGGCATACATTGTAGGATTTATTGGAAAATTAGCCAAAATGGCAGCAGGGGTAAAACAGACACATGTTAAAGGGTCAAAAGTTGATATGAATTTTTTGGCAGAATTAGCGAGAAAATGTAATGCAAGCGAAAAGATCATTGAGGACATTAAGAAGGCAAATACAGCCAGACATGTGTCTGAAATTATCATAGAAAATAATGTAAAAGGCTTTTTTGATGAAATATGCAATGAGACATACCGACATATGAGAAAACATTCTGAAGAAAAGGTCCCACTAGATGTGATATTATTTGATTTTGACGGAAATATTTTGGCTAGAAAGTTCTAG
- a CDS encoding cobyrinate a,c-diamide synthase, with protein sequence MKIPRITLAGVTSGVGKTSITCAIIYALQKKGFSVQSFKVGPDYIDPSYLSSISKKEAFNLDVWLMGEKHLIESFVSNSKSDISVIEGVMGYYDGFGGNSNYASTHHVASIIKSPVILILDASKTSRSIAATAIGFQKFHRNSRISGLILNKIGSKKHEILCREALEKTNLPIIGVIYKNSELNFEARHLGLIPAKEKNLKSKIEKTSKIISDSLDIDKIIQIIKNPFPLPNKSKILLKKPKTTISIALDGSFNFYYRDNLEALRREGAVLKFFSPIHDKRLPKSDGIYIGGGFPEILGNLLEKNYSMKKTIKKISEENTPIYAECGGLMYLTKSIDYGNKKYKMIGLFDAETKMTKKMKLNYTKGKIISKNNISDKFHNLRGHEFHYSELTSVSSDSKFAYELDIGDGIKNHKDGMIQYNTLASYGHLYFDSSNYAQIFVNNCIKNSRR encoded by the coding sequence TTGAAAATTCCCAGAATTACTTTAGCTGGAGTTACAAGTGGTGTTGGTAAAACATCAATAACGTGTGCCATTATCTATGCTTTACAAAAGAAAGGATTTTCAGTACAATCATTCAAAGTAGGTCCTGATTACATCGATCCAAGTTATCTCTCAAGTATCTCAAAAAAAGAAGCATTTAATCTAGATGTATGGTTAATGGGGGAAAAACATCTTATTGAGAGCTTTGTATCTAATTCCAAATCTGATATTTCTGTAATTGAAGGAGTAATGGGATATTATGATGGATTTGGAGGAAATTCAAATTATGCTAGTACTCATCATGTTGCATCTATTATAAAATCACCTGTGATTTTGATATTAGACGCAAGTAAAACTTCTAGATCAATTGCAGCAACAGCAATAGGATTTCAGAAATTTCACAGAAATTCTAGAATTTCAGGCCTTATACTAAATAAAATTGGCAGTAAAAAACATGAAATTCTATGTAGAGAGGCACTTGAAAAAACAAATCTTCCAATTATAGGAGTAATTTATAAAAATTCAGAATTAAATTTTGAAGCTAGGCACCTTGGATTGATTCCTGCTAAAGAAAAAAATTTAAAATCAAAAATTGAAAAAACATCTAAAATAATTTCAGATTCACTTGACATTGACAAAATTATTCAAATTATAAAAAATCCTTTTCCGCTTCCAAACAAATCAAAAATTTTATTAAAAAAACCAAAAACTACAATTTCTATTGCCCTTGATGGTTCCTTTAATTTCTATTATCGTGATAATTTAGAAGCACTAAGACGTGAAGGTGCTGTTCTAAAGTTTTTTAGTCCAATACATGATAAAAGACTTCCAAAATCTGATGGTATTTACATTGGTGGTGGATTTCCTGAAATTCTTGGTAATTTACTTGAAAAAAACTATTCCATGAAAAAAACTATAAAAAAAATATCAGAAGAAAATACTCCAATTTATGCAGAATGTGGGGGATTGATGTATCTTACAAAATCTATTGATTATGGAAATAAAAAATATAAAATGATTGGTTTGTTTGATGCAGAAACAAAAATGACTAAAAAAATGAAATTAAATTATACTAAAGGTAAAATTATCTCAAAAAATAATATTTCAGATAAATTTCATAATCTGCGAGGACACGAATTTCACTATTCTGAATTAACTTCTGTATCTTCTGACTCTAAATTTGCGTATGAGTTAGATATTGGTGATGGAATTAAAAATCACAAAGACGGTATGATTCAATACAATACATTAGCATCATATGGACATCTTTATTTTGATAGTTCTAATTATGCTCAAATTTTTGTAAATAATTGTATTAAAAATTCAAGAAGATGA
- a CDS encoding sirohydrochlorin chelatase, whose amino-acid sequence MKRGFLLIDRGSREREASEELEVICNAVKAKGNYVFTEYCFLEVEPPYIEDGIAKCLKQDIDHLTIVPYFLYPGKKVKNAVTDVMKFQKDTKVKFVVTKPMSMHKTLINLVENRISSTIQENNITVPKMNIDVLIIGHGSKDPNAQMSMDYVVDGLKENYRNVSRCWLEIEQPDIAEGIKNCEKNNPEILIIVFYFLHEGAHVKTDINNDLLPALKNSSIKNTYITKHLGADEKMVDLILERAKEVENAN is encoded by the coding sequence TTGAAACGTGGATTTTTACTAATTGATAGAGGTAGTAGAGAAAGAGAGGCATCTGAAGAATTAGAAGTAATTTGCAATGCTGTTAAAGCAAAAGGAAATTATGTTTTTACAGAATATTGTTTTCTTGAAGTAGAACCGCCATATATTGAAGATGGTATTGCAAAATGTCTAAAACAAGATATTGATCATTTAACAATAGTTCCATATTTTCTGTATCCTGGTAAGAAAGTAAAAAATGCAGTTACAGATGTAATGAAATTTCAAAAAGATACCAAAGTAAAATTTGTGGTTACAAAACCAATGAGTATGCATAAAACTTTGATTAATTTGGTTGAAAATAGAATATCTTCAACCATACAAGAAAATAATATTACAGTTCCAAAAATGAATATCGATGTATTAATTATTGGACATGGTAGTAAAGATCCTAATGCCCAAATGTCAATGGATTATGTTGTAGATGGACTAAAAGAAAATTATAGAAATGTAAGTAGATGTTGGTTAGAGATAGAACAGCCGGACATTGCAGAAGGTATTAAGAATTGTGAAAAAAACAATCCAGAGATTCTCATAATAGTATTTTATTTCTTACATGAAGGTGCACATGTCAAAACTGATATCAATAATGATCTTTTACCTGCACTAAAAAACTCTAGTATCAAAAACACATACATTACAAAACATTTAGGAGCTGATGAAAAAATGGTGGATTTGATATTAGAAAGAGCAAAAGAGGTAGAAAATGCAAACTAA
- a CDS encoding DEAD/DEAH box helicase has product MKDPDQIQQKNQLPDSTIDSLFNYFGFTTLTEIQKKASPIILQKRDCLVIAPTGSGKTECSVIPIFSLVKKSKKLGKIKVIYITPLRALNRDVFRRIIKYAQHSNLSIEIRHGDTTQTARRKITENPPDILITTPETLVILLTQLKMLDALSELEWIVIDEVHELLASERGSQLSLSIERLQLNSKYYLTKIGLSATVGNFEEAGKFVVGTKRKCQIIRDTSVRKYDVEVKFVNGTISDVADKIIEHVLELNLDSPILLFTNTRGEAEFLASILKEKSSINIELHHGSLSKEVREDTEISLREGKRGIVVCTSSLELGLDIGSIELVIHYGSPRQVSKLVQRIGRSRHNRDASAKGLIITNNSDDEFEARAILDRIKEGSIEEQKIHDGSLDVLAHHLVGMTMQLGEIPVNQALETVNNAYPFRNLQLEDLLGVLDLLDSNYLIYFDRTKMTFWKKGRSFKYYFENLSTIPDILKFKVFDSVGKKIIGTLDQRFVGDFGDSGNIFVLKGLQWRILNVDEKSFSVNVEPFRGGGITVPYWEGENIPIDYNTAKKVGAFRSKVKNGTLKLINKTIEELNFNKIPDEKNIIIESSRSQGSIVLHSCFGTKVNSTLSTLLSSMISSMLGSIVDSRSDGYRIVLSSRSRISEKLFTEIIKDDYDLYSIITASLAGTHNINWKTWCVAKKFGVVGRGAIYEKKSARFLYERYAKTSLVKEALRELFHDKYDLQNTDKILKKIRDNEILITWLEIDKFSKLAEPILDHTSKYYSAPANLDKGIIDLVKARLAKTKHRLICARCGKWERVMETNDVKNTLICPYCKARQITATFYSDYDLPKIIRKKFEGKKLTLDEKHRFERAWKVSSLIENFGKIAVTVMSGYGVGADTAARILRNMIDDEHIFKQIYEAERQYVVTRGFWDS; this is encoded by the coding sequence ATGAAAGATCCCGATCAAATACAACAAAAGAATCAGCTTCCTGATTCTACAATTGATTCACTGTTTAATTATTTTGGATTTACTACTCTTACTGAAATTCAGAAAAAAGCTTCTCCTATAATTTTACAAAAAAGAGATTGTTTGGTAATTGCACCAACTGGTTCGGGCAAAACAGAGTGTTCAGTAATTCCTATTTTTTCGCTAGTAAAAAAATCAAAAAAACTTGGAAAAATTAAAGTTATTTACATTACTCCATTACGAGCACTTAATCGAGATGTTTTTCGAAGGATCATAAAATACGCTCAGCATTCTAACCTTTCAATTGAAATCAGACATGGTGATACAACTCAAACCGCAAGACGAAAAATCACTGAAAACCCTCCTGATATTCTGATAACAACTCCTGAAACTTTGGTTATTCTTCTTACACAATTAAAGATGCTAGATGCATTATCTGAACTCGAATGGATTGTTATTGATGAAGTACATGAACTCCTTGCTAGTGAACGAGGATCTCAATTATCATTAAGTATAGAACGTTTACAACTTAATTCAAAATACTACCTTACAAAAATTGGATTATCTGCAACAGTTGGTAATTTTGAAGAAGCTGGTAAATTTGTAGTAGGAACTAAACGAAAATGTCAGATTATCAGAGATACCTCTGTTAGAAAATATGATGTTGAAGTAAAATTTGTCAATGGAACAATTTCAGATGTTGCAGATAAAATAATTGAGCATGTTTTAGAACTAAATTTAGATTCCCCTATACTTCTTTTTACTAACACCAGAGGCGAAGCTGAATTTTTAGCTTCCATATTAAAAGAAAAATCATCTATTAACATAGAATTACACCATGGATCATTATCAAAGGAAGTAAGAGAAGATACAGAGATTTCATTAAGAGAAGGAAAACGTGGAATTGTAGTTTGTACGTCTTCACTTGAATTAGGATTAGACATAGGTTCAATTGAATTAGTCATTCATTATGGTTCTCCTAGACAAGTATCAAAATTAGTTCAAAGAATTGGTCGTAGTAGACATAATAGAGATGCTTCTGCTAAGGGACTAATAATTACAAACAATTCTGATGATGAATTTGAAGCAAGAGCAATACTTGATCGTATCAAAGAAGGCTCTATTGAAGAACAAAAAATTCATGATGGCTCTCTTGATGTGCTTGCACATCATCTTGTTGGAATGACTATGCAATTAGGAGAGATTCCTGTAAATCAAGCATTAGAAACCGTAAACAATGCATATCCATTTAGAAATTTACAGTTAGAAGACTTGTTAGGAGTTTTAGATTTACTTGATTCTAATTATTTGATATACTTTGATAGAACAAAAATGACATTTTGGAAAAAAGGTCGTTCTTTTAAATATTATTTTGAAAATCTTTCCACAATTCCTGATATTCTTAAATTCAAAGTGTTTGATAGTGTTGGGAAAAAAATCATTGGTACATTAGATCAAAGATTTGTAGGTGATTTTGGGGATTCTGGAAATATTTTTGTTTTAAAGGGTTTACAATGGAGAATACTTAATGTGGATGAAAAATCATTTTCGGTAAATGTCGAACCCTTTAGAGGAGGGGGAATAACAGTTCCATATTGGGAAGGAGAAAACATCCCAATTGATTATAATACTGCAAAAAAAGTTGGGGCATTTCGTAGCAAGGTGAAAAATGGTACATTGAAATTAATCAATAAAACCATTGAGGAATTAAATTTCAATAAAATTCCAGATGAAAAAAATATCATCATAGAATCTAGTCGTTCTCAGGGTTCTATAGTGCTACATTCATGTTTTGGTACTAAAGTTAATTCAACTCTATCTACTCTGCTCTCCTCTATGATATCTTCTATGTTGGGTTCCATAGTTGATTCGCGTTCAGATGGGTATAGAATAGTCTTATCTTCTAGATCACGAATTTCTGAAAAACTTTTCACTGAAATTATAAAAGACGATTATGATCTTTATTCAATTATCACTGCATCTTTGGCAGGAACACATAATATAAATTGGAAGACATGGTGTGTTGCAAAAAAATTTGGAGTAGTTGGAAGAGGAGCAATTTATGAAAAAAAATCGGCCCGATTTTTATATGAGAGATATGCAAAAACATCTCTTGTAAAAGAAGCATTACGTGAATTATTTCATGATAAATATGATCTTCAAAATACTGATAAAATATTAAAAAAAATCAGAGACAATGAAATTCTAATTACATGGTTAGAAATAGATAAATTTTCAAAATTGGCTGAACCAATTTTAGATCATACATCCAAATATTATTCAGCACCAGCTAATCTTGACAAGGGAATTATTGATCTTGTAAAAGCTAGATTAGCAAAGACAAAGCATCGTCTTATCTGTGCACGATGTGGAAAATGGGAAAGAGTAATGGAAACAAATGATGTAAAAAATACATTGATATGTCCTTATTGTAAAGCTCGACAAATAACTGCGACTTTTTATTCAGATTATGATCTTCCAAAAATAATACGAAAAAAATTTGAAGGAAAAAAACTAACTTTAGATGAAAAACATCGATTTGAACGAGCCTGGAAAGTATCTTCTTTAATAGAAAATTTTGGAAAAATTGCAGTAACTGTGATGTCTGGATATGGAGTAGGGGCTGATACTGCTGCTAGGATATTGCGGAATATGATCGATGATGAACACATCTTTAAGCAAATTTATGAGGCAGAAAGACAATACGTTGTAACGCGTGGATTTTGGGATTCTTAA
- a CDS encoding precorrin-8X methylmutase → MQTKRGQSIEDASMQMIDDEIGTHHYNEKEWPIVRRIIHSTADFDFAGDNKVIFHKDAIQSGMTALKNGCSIVVDVNGVIGGLNKQNPKDFQNKIICNISDPKIMEIAKKENKTRSQISMRSALLDIDGGIVAIGNAPTALIEVIKMVKEGIVKPALIIGIPVGFICASESKEELSRLENTPFITNKGRKGGSSSASAIINALYKFVRAESSS, encoded by the coding sequence ATGCAAACTAAAAGAGGTCAATCTATTGAAGATGCAAGTATGCAGATGATTGATGATGAAATTGGCACTCATCATTATAATGAAAAAGAATGGCCGATTGTTAGAAGAATAATTCATTCAACTGCAGACTTTGATTTTGCAGGAGATAATAAAGTAATATTTCATAAAGATGCAATTCAAAGTGGGATGACGGCCTTAAAGAATGGATGTAGTATCGTAGTTGATGTAAATGGTGTTATTGGTGGTTTGAATAAGCAAAATCCAAAGGACTTTCAAAATAAGATAATCTGTAATATTTCAGATCCAAAAATAATGGAGATAGCAAAAAAAGAAAATAAGACTAGATCTCAAATATCAATGAGATCAGCATTACTAGATATTGATGGAGGGATAGTTGCCATTGGCAATGCCCCTACTGCTCTTATCGAAGTAATAAAGATGGTAAAAGAAGGTATTGTAAAACCAGCATTGATCATTGGAATTCCAGTAGGTTTCATTTGTGCCTCAGAATCAAAAGAAGAACTAAGCAGATTAGAAAATACTCCATTTATTACAAATAAGGGAAGAAAAGGAGGTAGTTCTTCAGCATCTGCAATAATTAATGCACTCTATAAGTTTGTAAGAGCAGAATCATCTTCTTGA
- a CDS encoding ATPase domain-containing protein — protein sequence MISTGLQKLDDFLSGGIPKGAITDIYGGSGTGKTQLLFQICINAIKNGGNVLYQDTTGSFRPERILEIQKQQNLTFDILEKITVSRITNTSEQLKSIEVMNNSNFSLIVIDNITDLFSYEYPKDDAIFEKNSIFFKYIHNLSLVAINKKIPVVITNMIRNIEGIEMENMRTAIDPLTHIKIKLTKTSKFYGEIRWLLHQTQFSYKILPAGLSDYPEDI from the coding sequence ATGATCTCTACAGGATTACAAAAATTAGACGATTTTTTATCTGGTGGAATACCTAAGGGTGCAATTACTGACATTTATGGGGGAAGTGGAACTGGTAAAACTCAACTATTATTTCAAATCTGCATTAATGCAATAAAAAATGGAGGTAATGTTCTTTATCAAGATACAACAGGTAGTTTCAGACCTGAACGAATCCTTGAAATTCAGAAACAACAAAATTTAACATTTGATATTCTTGAAAAAATAACAGTTTCAAGAATTACTAATACCTCTGAACAGCTCAAATCCATCGAAGTCATGAATAACTCAAACTTTTCTCTAATTGTAATTGATAACATCACTGATTTGTTTTCATATGAATATCCAAAAGATGATGCAATCTTTGAAAAAAATTCTATATTTTTCAAATACATCCATAATCTATCGCTTGTTGCAATCAATAAGAAAATTCCTGTTGTTATTACTAATATGATTAGAAACATAGAAGGCATAGAAATGGAAAATATGAGAACTGCTATTGATCCGCTTACACATATTAAAATAAAACTCACAAAAACATCAAAATTTTATGGAGAGATTAGATGGCTTCTTCATCAAACCCAATTTTCTTATAAGATTCTTCCTGCAGGTTTATCTGATTATCCTGAAGATATTTAA
- a CDS encoding NAD-dependent epimerase/dehydratase family protein, translated as MEKDMQVVITGASGFIAKNIRKYLSANDVKLISISRHDFKKVKNETKFITKNYDEKVIFSKLKNSDALIHLVGIGKQTIDNDYNQIHIELTKKIINLCKKSKIKKIIYLSGLGVSQNASLGYFISKYKAEKLIIDSKLNYTIFRPSYIVGKDDYFTKYLKKQIKAGQIQIPGSGNYSIQPIYIDDVTKIIFNALTQNNFSKMILDLVGSESITFQKYVKEFSRGTSTQIKKINLETVYHEAISKPDCEFGVDDLNLLIGDFNGDYKKLKDISKIKFSSILKLLKTGSLL; from the coding sequence ATGGAAAAAGATATGCAGGTTGTTATCACTGGTGCTAGTGGATTTATAGCAAAAAATATTAGAAAATATTTATCTGCTAATGATGTAAAATTAATCTCAATTTCAAGACATGATTTTAAAAAAGTTAAAAATGAAACAAAATTTATTACAAAAAACTATGATGAAAAAGTTATTTTTTCAAAATTAAAAAATTCTGATGCATTAATTCATTTAGTTGGAATTGGAAAACAAACAATTGATAACGATTACAATCAAATTCATATTGAACTCACAAAAAAAATAATTAATTTATGTAAAAAATCAAAAATCAAAAAAATAATTTATCTCAGTGGCTTGGGTGTTTCCCAAAATGCTTCATTAGGATATTTTATTTCAAAATACAAGGCTGAGAAATTGATCATTGATTCTAAATTAAATTATACGATATTTCGACCCTCTTATATTGTTGGTAAAGATGATTATTTTACAAAATATCTTAAAAAACAAATTAAAGCGGGTCAAATTCAAATTCCTGGTTCAGGTAATTATTCAATTCAACCTATCTACATCGATGATGTTACTAAAATTATTTTCAATGCTTTAACTCAAAATAATTTTAGTAAAATGATTCTAGATCTTGTAGGTTCTGAATCGATCACTTTTCAAAAATATGTTAAAGAATTTTCACGTGGAACCAGTACTCAAATTAAAAAAATAAATCTTGAAACTGTTTACCATGAAGCTATTTCTAAGCCTGATTGTGAATTTGGAGTAGATGATCTAAACCTGTTAATTGGAGATTTTAATGGAGACTATAAAAAACTAAAAGATATCTCTAAAATTAAATTTTCTTCTATTCTAAAACTTCTAAAAACCGGCAGCCTTCTTTAA